From the Thermococcus sp. 18S1 genome, one window contains:
- a CDS encoding TldD/PmbA family protein: MEKLEKALRWAEENLKADYVELRYEDLRKTTLALKDGVFTSFTGKLNRGVAIRVLADGAWGFASTSDLSNLERKIEEAYKLAKAAAETKREKIELAEIKPVEDFVKSKMKVKPGEVDIEEKVAHLRELEKLLKEDEAVKSVQVRYEDGGGQKILLTSEGTRIEWDYNYLYQGTYVTGKADGKLAMARDSIGAVDYGWELMTEHEPNEKVTERLLRKMHSQLKGVAPKRGEFPIVAGPIVVGIIAHEALGHLAEADLTINSPFKDLIGKQIAPEYVTMSERYVEGGFGNDRYDDEGVPVRDIRIIENGILKEIMLNREYAAKWGMEPNGHARAESYRYPPIIRMRNTIFEPGDHSFEELIEDIKFGYYVVDFRGGQAQLNSAFQVGVQEGYVIRNGEIAESIRDTSITGVAIEALKKISAVGKDFGLEVGFCGKGQTAFVSSGGPHMRFDGGILIG; the protein is encoded by the coding sequence ATGGAGAAACTGGAAAAAGCCCTCCGCTGGGCGGAGGAGAACCTGAAAGCGGACTACGTGGAACTCCGCTATGAAGACCTCAGAAAGACGACACTTGCCCTCAAAGACGGCGTTTTTACCAGCTTTACAGGGAAGCTGAACAGAGGCGTTGCCATCAGGGTCTTGGCCGATGGGGCGTGGGGGTTCGCCTCAACCAGCGACCTCTCAAACCTCGAGAGGAAAATCGAGGAGGCCTACAAGCTGGCTAAAGCGGCCGCCGAGACCAAGAGAGAAAAGATAGAGCTGGCGGAGATAAAGCCGGTCGAGGACTTCGTGAAGAGCAAAATGAAGGTCAAGCCGGGAGAGGTTGACATAGAGGAGAAGGTCGCGCACCTCAGGGAGCTGGAGAAGCTTTTGAAGGAGGACGAGGCCGTTAAGAGCGTTCAGGTTCGCTACGAGGACGGCGGCGGGCAAAAAATCCTCCTCACCAGCGAGGGGACGCGCATAGAGTGGGACTACAACTACCTCTATCAGGGAACCTACGTCACCGGAAAGGCCGACGGAAAGCTGGCCATGGCCAGGGACAGCATCGGGGCTGTTGATTACGGCTGGGAGCTCATGACGGAGCACGAGCCAAACGAGAAGGTCACCGAGAGACTGCTGAGGAAGATGCACAGCCAGCTGAAAGGAGTAGCCCCGAAGCGCGGCGAGTTCCCAATCGTTGCGGGCCCGATAGTCGTCGGCATAATTGCACACGAGGCGCTGGGACACCTCGCGGAGGCAGACCTCACGATAAACTCGCCCTTCAAGGACCTCATCGGCAAGCAGATAGCCCCGGAGTACGTTACCATGAGTGAGCGCTACGTTGAGGGCGGCTTTGGAAACGACCGCTATGATGACGAGGGTGTTCCGGTGAGGGACATACGCATCATCGAGAACGGAATCCTGAAGGAGATAATGCTCAACCGCGAGTACGCGGCAAAGTGGGGCATGGAGCCGAACGGCCACGCGAGGGCCGAGAGCTACCGCTATCCGCCGATAATCAGGATGAGGAACACCATATTCGAGCCCGGAGACCACAGCTTCGAGGAGCTCATCGAGGACATCAAGTTCGGCTACTACGTCGTTGACTTCCGCGGCGGCCAGGCCCAGCTCAACAGCGCCTTCCAGGTCGGCGTCCAGGAGGGCTACGTCATCAGGAACGGTGAAATCGCCGAGTCGATAAGGGACACCTCAATCACAGGAGTTGCCATCGAGGCGCTGAAGAAGATAAGCGCGGTCGGCAAGGACTTCGGCCTTGAGGTCGGCTTCTGCGGAAAGGGACAGACGGCCTTTGTAAGCTCCGGTGGACCTCACATGCGCTTCGACGGAGGAATCCTCATCGGGTGA
- the corA gene encoding magnesium/cobalt transporter CorA — protein MTAEAGEKPRITVIAYSRDKFLSRKAESIEEALSVSGYDVVWVNVDTVSIVPELREALGIHETPMKALRRASDRARVMVFPDYLFLLLHQVYEIDGGLKRERMGIILKGNLVITIQETPGDVFDPIREGIRKGEGLLREHGADFLLFAILEAIVENYVPIIERISSQMEELEARILSRVDEGVLRRIHGIRREILFMRRTIFPLLEAFRKLRLEGGDFFSEDTKPFIDELHDHVLEVLEILEGQRELANSLVELYYSTLSMKTNDIIRILTVVSTVFIPLTFITGLYGMNFRYMPELTWRYSYPAVLMVMLGIALGMLAYFRRKGWI, from the coding sequence ATGACAGCGGAAGCCGGGGAAAAGCCCAGGATAACGGTCATCGCGTACTCACGGGACAAGTTCCTCAGCAGAAAGGCGGAAAGCATCGAGGAGGCCCTCTCCGTAAGCGGCTATGATGTTGTGTGGGTGAACGTGGACACAGTCTCCATCGTACCCGAACTGAGGGAGGCACTGGGAATCCACGAAACGCCGATGAAGGCCCTGAGGCGGGCAAGCGACAGGGCGAGGGTGATGGTATTCCCGGATTACCTCTTTCTCCTTCTCCACCAGGTCTACGAGATAGACGGAGGGCTGAAGAGGGAGAGGATGGGCATCATCCTGAAGGGCAACCTCGTTATAACCATCCAGGAGACCCCGGGGGACGTTTTCGACCCGATACGGGAAGGCATCCGCAAGGGGGAGGGACTCCTCCGCGAACACGGTGCCGATTTTCTGCTCTTCGCGATTCTTGAGGCGATAGTCGAAAACTACGTGCCGATAATCGAGCGCATAAGTTCCCAGATGGAGGAGCTCGAGGCGCGGATACTTTCGAGGGTGGACGAGGGGGTTCTGCGCAGGATACACGGAATAAGACGGGAAATACTCTTCATGCGCCGCACGATATTTCCCCTCCTGGAGGCGTTCAGGAAGCTGAGGCTCGAGGGTGGGGATTTCTTCAGCGAGGACACCAAGCCATTCATAGACGAACTCCACGACCACGTCCTCGAAGTTCTTGAAATCCTCGAGGGGCAAAGGGAACTCGCCAACAGCCTCGTCGAGCTCTACTACTCCACGCTCTCCATGAAAACGAACGACATCATCAGAATCCTCACGGTAGTCTCGACTGTGTTCATCCCGCTGACCTTCATAACCGGCCTCTACGGCATGAACTTCCGCTACATGCCGGAGCTGACCTGGCGCTACAGCTATCCAGCCGTTCTGATGGTCATGCTCGGAATCGCCCTCGGCATGCTCGCCTACTTCAGGAGAAAAGGGTGGATTTAG
- a CDS encoding valine--tRNA ligase: protein MLPKTYDPNEIEPKWQKFWLDEKIYKYELDEKRPSYAIDTPPPFTSGTLHLGHVLSHTWIDIIARYKRMTGYNVLFPQGFDNHGLPTELKVEKEFGISKDQPELFLKKCVEWTWQAIEAMRNQFIRIGYSADWDLEYHTMDDWYKAAVQKSLLEFYKKGMLYRSEHPVYWCPRCRTSLAKAEVGYVEEDGYLYYIKLPLADGSGHVPIATTRPELMPACVAVFVHPEDERYKDVVGKKVKLPIFEREVPVIADEDVDPEFGTGAVYNCTYGDEQDVVWQKRYNLPVIIAINEDGTMNENAGPYKGLKTEEARKAIAEDLEKMGLLYDKKKVHHRVLRHTERSSCMAPIELLPKKQWFIKVKDFTDEIVKVAEQINWYPSDMFLRLKDWADSMDWDWVISRQRVFGTPIPFWVCKNGHVVPAKEEDLPVDPRFDKPPVEKCPVCGAELEPVTDVLDCWVDSSLTALIISRWHDAIRGDEEGKRWFEHNFPTALRPQGTDIIRTWAFYTIFRTHVLTGEKPWDDVLINGMVAGPDGRKMSKSYGNVVAPDEVIPKYGADALRLWTALAPPGEDHPFKWETVDYNYRFLQKVWNIYRFAERHLSDFDPSSAPEELEPIDRWILSRLHRVIKFATEEMERYRFNLLTRELMTFVWHEVADDYLEMIKHRLYGDDEESKLKAKAALYELLYNIMLLLAPLAPHITEELYQEMFKAHIGAKSVHLLEWPKYDEGRISEEAERLGELAREIVGAMRRYKNSHGLALNAKLKHVAIYATDSYEALKAIEKDIAGTMNIERLEIIQGEPELEERITEIKPNFRTVGPRYGKLVPKITAYLKENAREVAKALKEAGKVEFEVEGQKVELSKDDIVLRKAVFSEGEEVETAVVGDAVVVFF from the coding sequence ATGCTTCCTAAGACCTACGACCCGAACGAGATTGAACCGAAGTGGCAGAAGTTCTGGCTGGATGAGAAAATCTACAAGTACGAGCTCGACGAGAAGAGGCCGAGCTACGCGATAGACACTCCGCCCCCGTTCACGAGCGGAACGCTCCACCTCGGTCACGTGCTCAGCCACACCTGGATTGACATCATCGCGAGATATAAAAGAATGACCGGCTACAACGTGCTCTTCCCGCAGGGCTTCGACAACCACGGTCTCCCGACCGAGCTGAAGGTCGAAAAGGAGTTTGGAATAAGCAAAGACCAGCCCGAGCTCTTCCTCAAGAAGTGCGTTGAATGGACCTGGCAGGCCATCGAGGCCATGCGCAACCAGTTCATCAGGATAGGCTACTCAGCCGACTGGGACTTGGAGTACCACACAATGGACGACTGGTACAAAGCGGCCGTTCAGAAGTCCCTCCTCGAGTTCTACAAGAAGGGCATGCTCTACCGCTCCGAGCACCCGGTCTACTGGTGCCCGCGCTGCAGGACGAGTCTGGCCAAGGCTGAAGTCGGCTACGTCGAGGAGGACGGCTACCTCTACTACATCAAGCTCCCGCTGGCGGATGGAAGCGGCCACGTCCCGATAGCCACCACGAGGCCCGAGCTCATGCCCGCCTGTGTTGCCGTCTTCGTCCACCCGGAGGACGAGCGCTACAAGGACGTTGTGGGCAAGAAGGTAAAGTTGCCTATATTCGAGAGGGAAGTGCCGGTTATAGCCGATGAGGACGTTGACCCCGAATTCGGAACCGGCGCAGTCTACAACTGTACCTACGGTGACGAGCAGGACGTCGTCTGGCAGAAGCGCTACAACCTTCCGGTTATCATAGCGATCAACGAGGACGGCACCATGAACGAGAACGCCGGGCCGTACAAGGGACTGAAGACAGAGGAGGCGAGGAAGGCGATAGCCGAGGACCTCGAAAAGATGGGCCTGCTCTACGACAAGAAGAAGGTCCACCACCGCGTGCTGAGACACACCGAGAGAAGCTCCTGTATGGCACCCATCGAGCTGCTCCCCAAGAAGCAGTGGTTCATCAAGGTCAAAGACTTCACGGACGAGATCGTTAAGGTGGCGGAGCAGATCAACTGGTACCCGAGCGACATGTTCCTCCGCCTGAAGGACTGGGCGGACTCGATGGACTGGGACTGGGTCATCAGCAGGCAGCGTGTCTTCGGCACACCGATCCCCTTCTGGGTCTGTAAGAACGGCCACGTGGTTCCTGCCAAGGAAGAAGACCTACCAGTTGACCCGCGCTTCGATAAACCTCCGGTGGAGAAGTGCCCGGTCTGCGGTGCCGAGCTTGAGCCCGTCACGGACGTCCTCGACTGCTGGGTCGACTCAAGTTTGACGGCGCTGATCATAAGCAGGTGGCACGACGCCATCAGGGGAGACGAGGAAGGAAAGCGCTGGTTCGAGCACAACTTCCCGACCGCGCTCAGGCCGCAGGGAACGGACATCATCAGAACGTGGGCATTCTACACGATATTCAGAACCCACGTCCTCACCGGCGAGAAGCCCTGGGACGATGTCCTCATCAACGGAATGGTGGCCGGACCGGACGGTAGGAAGATGAGCAAGAGCTACGGCAACGTCGTTGCCCCGGACGAGGTCATTCCGAAGTACGGCGCCGATGCGCTCCGCCTCTGGACCGCCCTCGCTCCGCCCGGAGAGGATCACCCGTTCAAGTGGGAGACCGTCGATTACAACTACCGCTTCCTCCAGAAGGTCTGGAACATCTACCGCTTCGCCGAGAGGCACCTGAGCGATTTCGACCCGAGCAGCGCTCCGGAGGAGCTTGAGCCGATTGACAGGTGGATACTCTCAAGGCTGCACCGCGTCATCAAGTTCGCCACCGAGGAGATGGAGCGCTACCGCTTCAACCTGCTCACCAGGGAGCTGATGACATTCGTCTGGCACGAGGTGGCCGACGATTACCTCGAAATGATCAAGCACCGCCTCTACGGCGACGACGAGGAGAGCAAGCTGAAGGCGAAAGCGGCACTCTACGAGCTGCTTTACAACATAATGCTCCTCCTCGCCCCGCTGGCCCCGCACATAACCGAGGAGCTCTACCAGGAGATGTTCAAGGCCCACATCGGTGCCAAGAGCGTGCACCTCCTCGAGTGGCCGAAGTACGACGAGGGCAGGATAAGCGAGGAAGCCGAGAGGCTCGGCGAGCTCGCCCGTGAGATAGTCGGTGCCATGAGGCGCTACAAGAACAGCCACGGCCTTGCCCTCAACGCCAAGCTCAAGCACGTGGCCATCTACGCCACTGACTCCTACGAGGCCCTGAAGGCCATCGAGAAGGACATTGCAGGAACCATGAACATCGAGAGGCTGGAGATAATTCAGGGCGAGCCCGAGCTCGAAGAGCGCATCACCGAGATAAAGCCCAACTTCAGAACGGTCGGACCGCGCTACGGCAAACTCGTGCCGAAGATCACTGCCTACCTCAAGGAGAATGCCAGGGAAGTCGCTAAGGCCCTCAAGGAGGCCGGAAAGGTCGAGTTTGAGGTGGAGGGCCAGAAGGTCGAGCTGAGCAAGGATGACATCGTGCTCAGGAAGGCCGTCTTCAGCGAGGGTGAAGAGGTTGAAACGGCGGTTGTTGGAGATGCGGTGGTAGTGTTCTTCTGA
- a CDS encoding cupin domain-containing protein — translation MKAEIKNLIDRGTYRKLPLFEGELPEGSYTQIVEVKPGQTVKKHYHLHQYELFYIMSGEARLGIGETEYLAKPGDIFLVKPKTIHWVVNERDEPFRLFVVKLNYRGDDSVWLEE, via the coding sequence ATGAAGGCCGAAATCAAAAACCTCATAGACAGGGGTACCTACAGGAAGCTTCCGCTCTTCGAGGGCGAACTGCCCGAGGGCTCATACACACAGATAGTGGAGGTCAAGCCCGGACAGACCGTCAAGAAGCACTATCATCTCCACCAGTACGAGCTGTTCTACATAATGAGCGGCGAGGCAAGGCTCGGCATCGGCGAGACTGAATACCTCGCAAAGCCCGGCGACATCTTCCTGGTAAAGCCCAAAACCATCCACTGGGTGGTCAACGAGCGGGATGAGCCCTTCAGGCTCTTCGTGGTGAAGCTGAACTACCGCGGAGATGACTCCGTTTGGCTGGAGGAGTGA
- a CDS encoding amino acid racemase → MERVIGILGGMGPLATADLFRRIVEKTPAKRDQDHPRIIIYNNPKIPDRTAFILGNGEDPRPALVEGAKKLESWGADFIIMPCNTAHFFAETIQKAVKIPLVSMIEATADEIERLGLRRVGLLATDGTIKGLVYHRALLGRGVGIAVPGENDQGLVMRGIYEGVKAGNIDMGRRLLLEVARRLERRVDGIIAGCTEVSVALRPEDLSVPLIDPLDVIAEKAVRLALGLEEL, encoded by the coding sequence ATGGAGAGGGTCATCGGCATCCTCGGGGGCATGGGGCCTCTGGCGACCGCCGACCTCTTCAGAAGGATAGTCGAGAAGACCCCGGCAAAGAGGGACCAGGACCACCCAAGGATAATCATCTACAACAACCCCAAAATTCCGGACAGGACCGCGTTCATTCTGGGAAACGGGGAAGACCCGAGGCCAGCTCTGGTGGAGGGGGCTAAAAAGCTCGAGAGCTGGGGGGCGGACTTCATAATAATGCCATGCAACACTGCGCACTTCTTCGCCGAGACCATCCAGAAAGCGGTAAAGATTCCGCTCGTCAGCATGATCGAGGCGACGGCTGATGAGATAGAGCGCCTCGGCCTGCGCAGGGTCGGTCTTCTGGCAACGGACGGCACCATAAAGGGACTGGTTTACCACCGCGCGCTCCTCGGCAGGGGCGTTGGCATAGCTGTTCCCGGAGAAAACGACCAGGGGCTCGTTATGAGGGGAATCTACGAAGGGGTCAAGGCAGGGAACATCGACATGGGTAGAAGGCTCCTCCTGGAGGTGGCCAGGAGGCTCGAACGCAGGGTTGATGGAATCATAGCAGGCTGCACGGAGGTCAGCGTTGCCCTGAGACCGGAGGACCTGAGCGTCCCCCTGATCGATCCGCTCGACGTGATAGCCGAGAAGGCCGTGAGGCTCGCCCTTGGCCTTGAGGAGCTCTAA
- a CDS encoding WYL domain-containing protein: MEPVICSAIQSRRIIKFYYKGGIRIVEPFCYGVSTAGNEVLRAYQIGGYSESGKPVGWKLFRISKISGLTVTDEHFEGNRPGYNPRDKAMVRIYCHV, from the coding sequence ATGGAGCCCGTTATTTGTTCTGCAATACAGTCAAGGAGAATTATTAAGTTTTATTACAAAGGAGGTATTCGCATAGTAGAACCCTTTTGCTATGGCGTAAGCACAGCAGGAAATGAAGTCTTAAGAGCATATCAGATTGGGGGATATAGCGAGTCAGGCAAGCCGGTCGGATGGAAACTATTTCGGATATCCAAAATATCCGGTCTAACAGTAACTGACGAACACTTTGAGGGCAATAGGCCAGGATATAATCCTAGAGACAAAGCGATGGTGAGGATCTATTGTCATGTTTGA
- the trm10 gene encoding tRNA (guanine(9)-/adenine(9)-N1)-methyltransferase — translation MKTLADVFREALKEKGIESFGVLSKRFRKSENKLQDVAVEIINGKGAVFRVPEKTIVAWDLNGNRVEGSNYAYAPLCMKEKFEPVLTPEELRSKLPEWPYFIIDLYHWDKHTQKEKGKVCLQVSQSYGLMRDYFTGRELAVTWANDEFKRMFKGPIDRITPYAGPTAEFLEKNSIDEVVLLDPWAEEVLSEKDFDVGAFIIGGIVDTGGNKKKTTPKIGEELERAGIRVRRRKIVLKGDIVGVPDRINRILGIILKMMVEGKSMDEAVYEFQEPLHARWRLRKELPKRAIRYKVNGKTYRVVEKELFDEYSRWLKIRWEDFVKVLRELDLIALERKRIHHLNKISNPRIINGKLYRVILLKKAAMLCYNC, via the coding sequence ATGAAAACACTCGCCGATGTTTTCAGGGAGGCATTGAAAGAGAAAGGTATCGAGAGCTTCGGGGTGCTCTCCAAGAGGTTCAGAAAGTCAGAGAATAAGCTTCAGGACGTGGCAGTGGAGATAATCAACGGAAAGGGGGCAGTATTCCGCGTTCCTGAGAAAACCATAGTGGCCTGGGATCTGAACGGCAACCGCGTTGAGGGCTCTAATTACGCCTACGCCCCACTGTGCATGAAGGAGAAGTTTGAGCCTGTTCTGACACCCGAAGAGCTACGTTCGAAGCTCCCTGAGTGGCCCTACTTCATAATCGACCTCTACCATTGGGACAAGCACACGCAGAAGGAGAAGGGCAAGGTCTGCCTGCAGGTGAGCCAGAGCTACGGCCTGATGAGGGACTACTTCACCGGAAGGGAGCTCGCCGTAACGTGGGCGAACGACGAGTTCAAGAGGATGTTCAAGGGCCCCATCGACAGGATAACCCCCTACGCCGGGCCGACGGCGGAGTTTTTGGAGAAGAACAGCATCGACGAGGTGGTCCTCCTCGACCCCTGGGCTGAGGAGGTTCTGAGCGAGAAGGATTTCGACGTCGGGGCCTTTATAATCGGCGGCATCGTCGACACCGGCGGGAACAAGAAAAAGACCACGCCCAAGATAGGCGAGGAGCTTGAGCGGGCAGGAATAAGGGTACGCAGGAGGAAAATCGTTCTCAAAGGCGACATCGTTGGCGTCCCCGACAGGATAAACCGCATCCTCGGCATAATTCTCAAGATGATGGTGGAAGGAAAGTCAATGGACGAAGCGGTTTACGAGTTCCAGGAACCCCTCCATGCCCGCTGGCGCCTGAGGAAGGAGCTTCCCAAGCGTGCAATCAGATACAAGGTGAACGGCAAGACCTACAGGGTGGTCGAGAAGGAGCTGTTCGATGAGTACTCCAGGTGGCTCAAAATCCGCTGGGAGGACTTCGTGAAGGTGCTGAGGGAGCTCGACCTGATAGCGCTCGAGCGGAAGAGGATACACCACCTAAACAAGATCTCCAATCCAAGAATAATAAACGGAAAGCTCTATAGAGTAATTCTCCTCAAGAAGGCCGCGATGCTGTGCTATAACTGCTGA
- a CDS encoding TldD/PmbA family protein: MEELIRYGEKFFDELEIAVYRSKDVSANVELNEISMASTRSGAVTILRGIKDKRLGLAIIDSDEPARIREAIEQAAKMAKLNSRDEKWVSLPEPGKYREKPKPNYGLKEASPDQLVEMLVRGIKLAREKDENVIVAGGEGGVSWEERHIVNSHGIDVFQEGGAAFFFLELVGRKGGTVTPGIFDFDARRDLNLDVDGVVERAVQKVKWAYSVKASKNEEVPIILGPWAIAGLFSFALFPAFSGERLVKETTPLAGKVGEQIASDVLTIYDDPFHELSIQPVVADGEGVPTRKNVLIENGTFKGFVWDNYWAKVHGTESTGNGKRDLNSGGINIGFHSMVIENGKRSLEDMISEIEHGYFVDGFQGAHSSNPDNGNFAVTANPAFLIEDGEVVGSSVFLIAGNVYELLKGASEVSKEQTVMPFMTTIITPFVKFENVKIAGK; this comes from the coding sequence ATGGAGGAACTCATAAGATACGGCGAGAAGTTTTTCGACGAGCTTGAGATTGCCGTTTACCGCTCCAAGGATGTGAGCGCCAACGTCGAGCTCAACGAGATTTCGATGGCCTCCACGAGGAGCGGGGCGGTCACGATACTCCGCGGAATCAAGGACAAGCGTCTCGGGCTGGCCATAATAGACAGCGACGAGCCGGCCAGGATAAGGGAGGCCATAGAGCAGGCGGCGAAGATGGCAAAGCTGAACAGCAGGGACGAGAAGTGGGTCTCCCTGCCCGAGCCGGGCAAATACAGGGAGAAGCCGAAGCCCAACTACGGGCTGAAGGAGGCCTCCCCGGATCAGCTCGTTGAGATGCTCGTCCGCGGCATAAAGCTCGCCCGCGAGAAGGACGAGAACGTCATCGTGGCGGGCGGAGAGGGTGGTGTCTCGTGGGAGGAGCGCCACATTGTCAACTCCCACGGAATAGACGTATTCCAGGAAGGCGGTGCGGCCTTCTTCTTCCTCGAGCTGGTTGGGAGGAAAGGAGGCACTGTCACCCCCGGAATCTTCGACTTCGATGCAAGAAGGGACCTCAACCTGGACGTTGACGGAGTCGTCGAGAGGGCGGTTCAGAAGGTTAAGTGGGCGTACAGCGTCAAGGCAAGCAAAAACGAGGAAGTTCCGATAATACTCGGCCCCTGGGCGATAGCGGGACTCTTCAGCTTCGCCCTCTTCCCGGCCTTCAGCGGTGAGCGTCTGGTTAAGGAGACGACGCCCCTTGCAGGAAAGGTCGGGGAGCAGATAGCCAGCGACGTGCTCACTATATACGACGACCCGTTCCACGAGCTCTCCATACAGCCGGTGGTGGCGGACGGAGAGGGAGTTCCGACGAGGAAGAACGTCCTCATCGAGAACGGGACCTTCAAGGGCTTCGTCTGGGACAACTACTGGGCGAAGGTTCACGGCACCGAGAGCACCGGGAACGGCAAGCGCGACCTGAACAGCGGGGGAATAAACATCGGGTTCCACAGCATGGTTATCGAGAACGGAAAGCGCTCTCTGGAGGACATGATATCCGAAATCGAGCACGGCTACTTCGTGGACGGCTTCCAGGGTGCACACTCAAGCAACCCGGACAACGGAAACTTCGCGGTAACTGCGAACCCGGCGTTCCTCATCGAAGACGGAGAAGTCGTCGGTTCCAGCGTCTTCCTCATTGCGGGCAACGTCTACGAACTGCTGAAGGGGGCGAGCGAAGTTTCGAAGGAGCAGACGGTAATGCCCTTCATGACGACCATCATAACGCCCTTCGTGAAGTTCGAGAACGTGAAGATAGCGGGGAAGTGA
- a CDS encoding class I SAM-dependent methyltransferase family protein: MLAVRVPKREAEKVRRKLVELGVLAKGYAVKREGEFILFPVTEAVEGFELVEADFERLERRPHSYREVVEVPDEVRGLLPSSFDIIGDIAIIELPEELMPYGKAIGEAILKVHRHIKAVFAKGSKVSGEYRVRELIHLAGERRTETLHRENGIRLKLDVAKVYFSPRLATERMRIFEKTRPGEVIFDMFAGVGPYAVLLAKKAKLVFACDINPWAVRYLEENIRLNKADNVVPILGDVRKVAGKVEVDRVIMNLPKFADRFLGEAMLSVRGGGVIHYYGFGPEEDLFSEHEAKIKAAAKELGFTVEFLEERKVRPYAPRQFNIAIDFKVMK, encoded by the coding sequence ATGCTCGCGGTCAGAGTCCCCAAACGGGAGGCTGAGAAAGTCAGAAGAAAACTGGTCGAACTCGGCGTCCTGGCTAAAGGATACGCCGTCAAACGGGAGGGCGAGTTTATACTCTTCCCGGTTACTGAAGCCGTGGAGGGTTTTGAGCTCGTTGAAGCAGACTTCGAGAGGCTTGAGAGAAGGCCCCACAGCTACCGCGAGGTCGTCGAAGTTCCGGACGAGGTTAGGGGACTCCTCCCGAGCTCCTTCGACATAATCGGCGATATAGCGATAATCGAGCTCCCCGAGGAGCTGATGCCCTACGGAAAAGCGATCGGGGAGGCCATCCTCAAGGTTCACCGCCACATAAAGGCCGTCTTCGCCAAGGGGAGCAAGGTTTCCGGGGAATACCGCGTAAGGGAGCTGATTCACCTGGCTGGCGAGAGGAGAACTGAAACCCTCCACCGCGAGAACGGGATAAGGCTGAAGCTCGACGTTGCCAAGGTTTACTTCTCCCCCCGCCTGGCCACGGAGCGGATGAGGATTTTCGAGAAGACGCGCCCTGGGGAGGTTATCTTCGACATGTTCGCCGGCGTCGGGCCGTACGCGGTGCTTCTGGCCAAGAAGGCAAAGCTCGTCTTCGCCTGCGACATCAACCCCTGGGCGGTTCGCTACCTTGAGGAGAACATCAGGCTGAACAAGGCTGACAACGTCGTGCCTATCCTTGGGGACGTGCGGAAGGTGGCGGGCAAGGTTGAGGTCGACCGCGTGATAATGAACCTCCCCAAGTTCGCAGACCGCTTTCTTGGGGAGGCTATGCTGAGCGTTAGAGGCGGCGGGGTGATCCATTACTATGGCTTCGGCCCGGAGGAAGACCTGTTCTCCGAGCACGAGGCGAAGATAAAAGCGGCCGCAAAAGAGCTCGGCTTCACTGTCGAGTTCCTGGAGGAGAGAAAAGTCCGCCCCTACGCACCGAGGCAGTTCAACATCGCGATTGACTTTAAAGTCATGAAGTAG